A DNA window from Streptomyces sp. 71268 contains the following coding sequences:
- a CDS encoding AarF/ABC1/UbiB kinase family protein codes for MSDLPRKAVTRTAKLAALPLGFAGRATWGLGKRIGGRPAEIVARELQQRTAEQLFKVLGELKGGAMKLGQAMSVFESALPEEIAKPYRAALTKLQEAAPPMPTRSVHAALASRLGDDWRDLFLEFDDKPAAAASIGQVHRAIWHDGRSVAVKVQYPGAGEALLSDLTQLGRLSRLLGPLVPGIEVKPLIAELRDRVSEELDYELEAEAQRTYAEEFEGDPDFTVPGVVHQSDQVLITEWMEGIPLSEVIANGTREQRDRAGQLLTLFLFSGVARTGLLHADPHPGNFRLVVGDAEDGPPELWKLGVMDFGTVDRLPDGLPPHIGVTLRMLLDGEGDEVQELLREQGFIKPDLQLDSEALMDYLLPIIEPAQQEEFTFTREWIRGQATTLADRRSPAYDLGRQLNLPPSYLLIHRVSMSTIGVLSQLGATVRMRDEIEAWVPGFAVADEAAEDESAVPAPEDAPAALEHDIAEETSA; via the coding sequence ATGTCTGATCTACCCCGCAAGGCGGTCACCCGCACCGCCAAGCTGGCCGCACTGCCACTGGGTTTCGCGGGCCGGGCCACCTGGGGCCTTGGCAAGCGCATCGGTGGCCGGCCGGCGGAGATCGTCGCACGAGAGTTGCAACAGCGCACGGCCGAGCAGTTGTTCAAGGTGCTCGGCGAGCTCAAGGGCGGCGCCATGAAGCTCGGACAGGCGATGTCGGTCTTCGAGTCCGCGCTCCCCGAGGAGATCGCCAAGCCGTACCGGGCCGCGCTGACCAAGCTCCAGGAAGCCGCGCCCCCGATGCCCACCCGCTCGGTGCACGCGGCGCTGGCGAGCCGGCTCGGGGACGACTGGCGCGACCTGTTCCTGGAGTTCGACGACAAGCCGGCCGCGGCCGCCTCCATCGGCCAGGTGCACCGGGCCATCTGGCACGACGGGCGCTCTGTCGCGGTCAAGGTGCAGTACCCGGGCGCGGGCGAGGCGCTGCTCTCCGACCTCACCCAACTCGGCCGCCTCTCCCGGCTGCTCGGGCCCCTGGTGCCGGGCATCGAGGTCAAGCCGCTGATCGCCGAGTTGCGCGACCGGGTGTCCGAGGAGCTGGACTACGAGCTGGAGGCCGAGGCCCAGCGCACCTACGCGGAGGAGTTCGAGGGCGACCCGGACTTCACCGTCCCCGGTGTGGTCCACCAGTCCGACCAGGTACTGATCACCGAGTGGATGGAGGGAATACCGCTCTCCGAGGTGATCGCGAACGGTACGCGGGAGCAGCGCGACCGGGCGGGGCAACTGTTGACCCTGTTCCTGTTCTCGGGCGTCGCGCGCACCGGGCTGCTCCACGCCGACCCGCACCCGGGCAACTTCCGCCTGGTCGTGGGTGACGCGGAGGACGGGCCGCCGGAGCTGTGGAAGCTGGGCGTCATGGACTTCGGCACGGTGGACCGGCTGCCCGACGGCCTGCCGCCGCACATCGGCGTCACGCTGCGGATGCTGCTCGACGGCGAGGGCGACGAGGTGCAGGAGTTGCTGCGCGAGCAGGGGTTCATCAAGCCGGACCTCCAGCTCGACTCTGAGGCGCTCATGGACTACCTGCTCCCGATCATCGAGCCGGCCCAGCAGGAGGAGTTCACGTTCACCCGGGAGTGGATACGGGGCCAGGCGACCACCCTGGCCGACCGCCGCTCGCCCGCCTACGACCTGGGCCGACAGCTCAACCTGCCGCCCTCCTACCTGCTGATCCACCGGGTGAGCATGAGCACCATCGGAGTGCTGTCCCAACTCGGCGCCACGGTGCGGATGCGGGACGAGATCGAGGCGTGGGTGCCCGGGTTCGCGGTCGCGGACGAGGCAGCCGAGGACGAGTCGGCGGTCCCGGCACCGGAGGACGCCCCGGCAGCGCTGGAGCACGACATCGCGGAGGAGACCTCGGCCTGA
- a CDS encoding WhiB family transcriptional regulator, protein MQLKAHTPSVATDLIPPPDPSEDSLTPAPLTALTELDDAIESLGEAVPCRSYDPEVFFAESPADVEYAKSLCQTCPLREACLAGAKDRREPWGVWGGELFVQGVVVARKRPRGRPRKNPVVA, encoded by the coding sequence GTGCAACTCAAGGCGCACACCCCGTCCGTCGCGACCGACCTGATCCCCCCGCCAGACCCCTCGGAGGACTCCTTGACCCCGGCCCCGCTCACCGCTCTGACCGAGTTGGATGACGCCATCGAAAGCCTTGGCGAAGCCGTGCCCTGTCGTTCGTACGACCCGGAGGTCTTCTTCGCCGAGTCGCCCGCCGACGTCGAGTACGCCAAGTCGCTGTGCCAGACCTGCCCGCTGCGTGAGGCGTGCCTCGCCGGGGCGAAGGACCGGCGCGAGCCGTGGGGCGTCTGGGGCGGTGAGCTCTTCGTGCAAGGCGTTGTCGTAGCTCGGAAGCGGCCCCGTGGCCGCCCGCGCAAGAACCCGGTCGTGGCATGA